Proteins encoded within one genomic window of Psilocybe cubensis strain MGC-MH-2018 chromosome 2, whole genome shotgun sequence:
- a CDS encoding 1,2-dihydroxy-3-keto-5-methylthiopentene dioxygenase 1, with amino-acid sequence MRAYYYDNVPGDQRLPHDYSPSRPVSEETLKALQVEHWVVPVDGHLPKINAIAEERGYKNRDLINVSKEGMGEIYEEKIKTFFEEHMHEDEEIRYILSGSGFFDVRETPTDEWIRLAVEPGDLIVIPAGIYHRFTLDEANQIQAMRLFQDEPKWIPYNRSEATDTNPHRIEYLKRVGVRA; translated from the exons ATGCGGGCTTACTACTACGACAATGTTCCCGGTGACCAGCGCTTACCCCACGATTACTCGCCATCGCGCCCCGTGTCTGAAGAGACTCTGAAAGCCTTGCAAGTGGAGCACTGGGTTGTCCCGGTGGATGGCCACTTGCCCAAGATCAATGCCATTGCTGAGGAAAGAGGGTACAAAAATAGGGATTTGATCAACGTGTCGAAGGAGGGAATGGGTGAG ATCTACGAAGAAAAGATAAAGACTTTCTTCGAAGA GCATATgcacgaggacgaggagattcGATACATTCTATCGGGCAGTGGGTTTTTCGATGTCAGAG AAACACCCACAGATGAATGGATACGCCTTGCTGTTGAACCAGGCGATCTCATTGTCATTCCTGCAGGAATCTACCACCGCTTCACTCTTGATGAAGCTAACCAAATCCAGGCTATGCGTCTCTTCCAA GATGAGCCCAAATGGATTCCATACAACCGCAGCGAAGCAACCGACACCAACCCCCATCGTATTGAA